In Nycticebus coucang isolate mNycCou1 chromosome 9, mNycCou1.pri, whole genome shotgun sequence, the following are encoded in one genomic region:
- the TAF11 gene encoding transcription initiation factor TFIID subunit 11 isoform X1 produces the protein MDNARESPTDKGGETKESDETVAAPRELGATDADRIPEETEGDGDADLKEAAVEEGELKTQDVSDLTAIEREDSSLLTPVAKKLKIDTKEKKEKKQKVDEDEIQKMQILVSSFSEEQLNRYEMYRRSAFPKAAIKRLIQSITGTSVSQNVVIAMSGISKVFVGEVVEEALDVCEKWGEMPPLQPKHMREAVRRLKSKGQIPNSKHKKIIFF, from the exons ATGGACAATGCCCGAGAGTCGCCCACTGACAAAGGTGGAGAGACGAAGGAGTCAGACGAAACGGTCGCtgctcccagggagctgggagcTACCGATGCCGATAGAATCCCAGAGGAAACGGAGGGAGACGGAGATGCGGACTTGAAAGAAGCTGCGGTGGAGGAAGGCGAG CTCAAGACTCAGGATGTCTCAGATTTAACAGCAATTGAAAGGGAAGACTCATCATTACTAACTCCTGtagccaaaaaactgaaaatagataccaaagaaaagaaagagaagaagcaaaAAGTGGATGAAGATGAGATTCAGAAGATGCA AATcctggtttcttctttttctgaggaGCAGCTGAACCGTTATGAAATGTATCGCCGATCAGCTTTCCCTAAGGCAGCCATTAAAAGG CTGATCCAGTCTATCACTGGCACCTCTGTGTCTCAGAATGTTGTTATTGCCATGTCTGGTATTTCCAAGGTTTTCGTTGGGGAAGTCGTAGAAGAAG CCCTGGATGTGTGTGAGAAGTGGGGAGAAATGCCACCACTACAACCCAAACATATGAGGGAGGCTGTTCGAAGGTTAAAGTCAAAGGGACAAATCCCTAACTCGAAGcacaaaaaaattatcttcttctAG
- the TAF11 gene encoding transcription initiation factor TFIID subunit 11 isoform X2, whose product MDNARESPTDKGGETKESDETVAAPRELGATDADRIPEETEGDGDADLKEAAVEEGELKTQDVSDLTAIEREDSSLLTPVAKKLKIDTKEKKEKKQKVDEDEIQKMQILVSSFSEEQLNRYEMYRRSAFPKAAIKRPWMCVRSGEKCHHYNPNI is encoded by the exons ATGGACAATGCCCGAGAGTCGCCCACTGACAAAGGTGGAGAGACGAAGGAGTCAGACGAAACGGTCGCtgctcccagggagctgggagcTACCGATGCCGATAGAATCCCAGAGGAAACGGAGGGAGACGGAGATGCGGACTTGAAAGAAGCTGCGGTGGAGGAAGGCGAG CTCAAGACTCAGGATGTCTCAGATTTAACAGCAATTGAAAGGGAAGACTCATCATTACTAACTCCTGtagccaaaaaactgaaaatagataccaaagaaaagaaagagaagaagcaaaAAGTGGATGAAGATGAGATTCAGAAGATGCA AATcctggtttcttctttttctgaggaGCAGCTGAACCGTTATGAAATGTATCGCCGATCAGCTTTCCCTAAGGCAGCCATTAAAAGG CCCTGGATGTGTGTGAGAAGTGGGGAGAAATGCCACCACTACAACCCAAACATATGA